The Labilibaculum sp. sequence ACATCAACCAGAAACAGATCGGAGTCAGCAATTTCATTTTCAACAATTTCAGTTATAGTTTTTTTATCAATCATATGTCGGTTAATATCAATAAAATAGGGGACTTTTTGTCCCCTAAAGCTCACAATTTGCTTACTTTTCGATGCAAAATTAGAGATAAATGTTCTAAAAAACAAATGACATCCCTCTAAATTATTGTATTCTAATCGCTAATGAAAAATTATTCTCTTGAAAATGAGTTTTTTTAATGAAATATGATCTCTTCTTTTGTTCAATTGAATGATTTTAACGTATTTGAACAATTCCACTTCAATTCAAGAAAAATATTTTTATTCACGAGCCAATTTTAATTGGGGTTTGAATACCACTAAGATAGGCTTTTTTCGCTACTTTTTATACATTTGTTACCAGCCTATTATACAAATGCGTATGAATTTAAACACCAGCAGCAAGAAAAAAATAGTAAATGATCCGGTTCACGGATTCATTCATATTCCTTCCGGGATATCGTACGATTTGGTTGAGCATTCTTTTTTTCAGCGATTGAGAAGAATAAAGCAGTTAGGCCTCTCCTTTCTTGTTTTCCCGGGAACATTTCATAACAGATTTCAGCACGCTTTGGGGGCAACTTATTTAATGAGTCTTGCAATAGAAACTATTCGATCGAAAGGACATGTAGTTACTGTAGAAGAGGAAGAAGGGGTTTATGCGGCAATACTACTTCACGATATTGGGCATGGACCATTTTCGCATGCATTAGAGTATAGTATTGTTAATGGCATAACTCACGAACAGATTTCGGAATTATTTATGAATCGTTTAAATAATCAATTTAAAGGTGAGCTGGATGTGGCCATAAAAATATTTCGAAACGAATATCCCAAGCGGTTTTTGAATCAGTTGGTGTCGAGTCAGTTGGATATGGATCGCTTGGATTATTTGAGGAGGGATAGTTTTTTTGCCGGGGTTACCGAAGGGGTTGTCGGATCGGCAAGGATTATTAAAATGCTGGATGTTAGAAATGATCAGTTGGTTGTTGAGGCAAAAGGTATTTATTCAATTGAAAAATTTTTGATAGCCAGACGCTTAATGTATTGGCAGGTATATTTGCACAAGACTGTTATTGCTGCAGAAGAGATGTTGGTTCATATTTTGAAAAGGGCGAAATATCTTGCTGAACGGGGGGATAAATTGTTTGCGACCCCATCTTTAACTTACTTTTTGTATAATAAAGTGAGTAGAATGGAGTTTGAAAATCCTAATGTTATTTTTAATGGTCGGAATGCTTTGGAAATATTTGCTGATCTGGATGATGATGATATCATGGTTAGTATAAAGGTTTGGGCTAACCACAGCGACAAAGTTCTTTCTTATTTGTGTAAATGCATACGGGATCGGCAATTGTTTAAAATTGAGATTCAAAAAACAGCCTTCACTAATGAATATATTGATCAAGTGAAAAAAAAGGTGGGGCATTATTTTGCTTGTTCAGATCATGCTCTCGAGTTTATGGTGATTTCAAATTCGATCAGCAATAATGCATATAGCTCGGATGATGATCAAATAAATATTTTATACAAAGATGGCACACAGTGCGATATTGGAGAGGCTTCGGATATGTTGGATGCTTCTGTTCTGTCTAAAACAGTAAAAAAATATTATCTCTGCTACCCTAAAATTTAGGAGTCATTTGTGTGATTCCCTTACTCTTAAGAGGTGCTTTCATCTTCATTTTTACGAATGCTTTCTTTATGGATAAAGCAGGCAATAGGAGAAAAAATTTCATGTGCATGAAATAATTATTAGATTTGCAGAAATTTTTTTCTTATAAATCAGCTATGTTGGATGATTTGCGCTTAGTGTTTGCATTGTAAATACTAAGATATCAGTGAATCACTTTTTGATCTGATAAAAAATAGAACAAATGGAATTTACAGCAGAAGATATTGCAGAGTTTCTTAACGGAGAGGTAGATGGGAATGCTAAGGTTAAAGTAACCAATGTTTCCAGAATTGAAGAAGGGAAGCCTGGGACTCTTTCATTTTTAGCAAATCCTAAATACGAGCACTATATATACTCTACGCAGTCATCAATTGTTTTGGTAAACAAGAATTTTGAGACTGAAAAAGAGATTGAGACCACACTTATCCGTGTTGAGGATGCGTATCAGGCATTGGCTCAGTTGTTGGAAATGTATGAGCAAAGCAAACCTCAGAAAACAGGAATTGAAGAGCCTTCTTTTGTGAGCAAGTCATCAAAATTGGGTGAGAAGATTTATATTGGTGCCTTTGCATATATAGGTAGTAATGTTCAGATTGGAAATAACGTAAAAATTTATCCTCACTGCTATGTAGGCGATAATGTAACTATTGGCGACAACACTATATTGAACTCAGGCGTTAAAATTTACGAGGGATGTAAGATTGGTGCTGAATGCATTTTTCACTCAGGCGTTGTAATTGGAGGTGATGGATTTGGTTTTGCTCCATCATCGGCGAATAATTATAAAAAAGTACCTCAGGTAGGTAATGTGGTTATTGAAGATCATGTAGAGATTGGTGCAAATACGTGTGTTGATCGTGCTACTATGGGATCAACAATCATTCGTAAAGGAGTGAAGCTGGACAATTTGATTCAGGTTGCTCACAATGTAGAGATAGATGAAAATACAGTGATTGCTTCTCAAACCGGCATTGCAGGAAGTGCAAAGATTGGTAAAAATTGTATGATCGGAGGACAGGTGGGAATCGTAGGTCATTTATCAATTGCCGATGAAGTAAAAATCGCAGCTCAATCAGGTATTGGCCGAACAATCAAGAAAGAAGGAACTGTATTGCAAGGATCACCGGCTTTTGATTTTGGACCTTATCAAAAATCATATGTGCTGTTTAAGAATTTGCCTAAGATGAGAGAGCAAATTATTGAACTGGAAAAGGAAATAAAAAGATTAAAGGAAGAGTAAAGGGAAGTTTTGCTTTCAATTAGTTAACCTGGGATTTAAAAATATTGATGTCAAGTTATGGCAGATAAACAAAGAACATTAGCAAAAGAATTTACTCTTACAGGAAAAGGACTTCACACAGGACTGGAAGTTTCTATAAAGTTTCTGCCTGCATCTGAAAATCATGGTTATCAGTTTAAACGGGTAGATTTAGAAGGTCAACCTATTATAGAGGCAAGTGCCGAATATGTTGGTGATACTTCGAGAGGAACCGTGTTGGAAAAAGGAGAATGTAAAGTTCAAACTGTTGAGCATGCATTGTCTGCTTTGTATGGATTAGGTGTTGACAACTGTTTGATTGAGATGAATTCTTCTGAGCCTCCGATTTTAGATGGAAGTGCCAAATTTTATGTAGAAGGAATTGAAGAAGTTGGTATTGTAGAGCAGGACGCAATTCGTGAGTATTACGTGCCAAAAGAAAAGATAACATACAGGGATGAAGCCCGTGGTTCAGAAATTACGATTCTTCCTGATGATGAATATAGTATAGATACAATGATTTCATTCAACTCTAAAGTGTTGAGAAATCAGTATGCCCGCTTAAGTTCTTTAGCAGATTATAAAAGGGAAATCTCGATGTGCCGCACGTTTGTGTTTGTGCGGGAACTGGAATTTCTATTAAACCACAATTTAGTTAAGGGTGGAGATTTGGATAATGCCATTGTTATAATGGACCAAATGATGGACCAAAAAGAATTGGATCGCATCGCAGATTTATTCGACCATCAGCATGTTGAGGTAAAGGAAGGAATTTTAAGTAATTTAGAACTTTATTTTGATAATGAATGTGCGCGTCACAAATTATTAGATGTGATTGGCGACCTTGCTCTCTGCGGCAAGTTTATTAAGGGAAGGGTTATTGCAACCTGTCCTGGTCATGGACCAAACACTGAAATGGCAAAATTATTAATCAAACGAATTAAGAAAGAAATGGGAAAAGATTCAGTTCCGGCTTATGATCCAAACAAAGAGCCTGTTTTAGACATTAATGGCGTAATGGGCTTGTTGCCTCACCGTCCTCCATTCTTGTTGGTTGACAAAATTATTGATATTCAGGATGACAGCATCGTGGGGGTGAAGAACGTATCTATGAACGAGCCGTTTTTTGTTGGTCATTTCCCGGGAGAACCGGTAATGCCAGGCGTTTTAATGGTGGAGGCTATGGCACAATGCGGTGGTATTTTAGTACTTAATCAGGTCGAAGACCCTGAAAACTATTCTACTTATTTCCTGACTCAAAACAATATCAAGTTTAGAAAAAAAGTAGTTCCCGGTGATACTTTAATTTTTAAATTGTCATTTTTATCTCCTATTCGTAGGGGAATTGCTAACATGCGCGGTTTAGCTTTTGTTGGTGATACTGTTGTTGCCGAAGGTGAGTTTATGGCTCAAATCGCAAAGAAAAAATAATTAATTAGTAACTACTGCTACGCAACAACTTCTTGTAACGGGAGTTTTGCATAAAACGAAATATAAAAAAAATGAAGCAACCGTTAGCATATGTACATCCTGAAGCTAAAATAGCTGATAATGTAGTGATTGAGCCGTTTGTAACCATTGATAAAGATGTGGTAATTGGAGAAGGATCCCGTATTGGATCTAATGCCACTATCATGGAAGGAACCCGTATCGGTAAAAATTGCGTGGTATTTCCAGGGGCCGTTATTGGTGCTGTTCCACAGGATTTAAAATTCCGTGGTGAAAAAACAACTGTAGAAATTGGCGACAATACCACCATTCGTGAGTGTGTTACGATTAACAGAGGTACTGTAGCCAAAGGAAAAACCATTATTGGAAGTAACTGTTTGTTAATGGCCTATGTGCATGTGGCGCACGATTGTATTATTGGTAATAATTGTATTATTGGTAATGCGACACAAATTGCGGGCGAGGTAATTATCGACGATTTCGCTATTCTTAGCGGTTTGGTTGCTATTCATCAGTTTGTTCATATTGGTTCGCACGTAATGATTTCAGGTGGATCATTGGTTCGTAAAGATGTTCCTCCGTTTGTAAAAGCAGGTCGCGAGCCGGTTTCTTATATTGGAGTAAACTCAATTGGATTGCGTCGTCGTGAATTTGGAAATGAAAAAATCCGCGAAATTCAGGATGTTTACCGTTACCTATACCAAAAAGGAATGAATAACTTCAATGCTTTGGAAGCTATCGAGGCCGAAATGCCTGCTTCTCCTGAGCGTGATGATATTATTCTGTTTGTGAAAAATTCGAAGCGTGGTATTATGAGAGGATATTTTCCTGAGTAAGCTATCGTTTTAAATGATATAAAAAAAAGTGAGACTTTCAGTGGAGAGTCTCACTTTTTTTATGTAATTCCCAAGCTCCAGGCACTTTTTTATGGTGATGGATAGAATGAGGAGTCAATACATTTTTGCTTTCTCCAAATGAGGACAATTATTTTCGATGGCAATTTTTAGATCATTTTTAATTTTCTTCCATTCTTTCTGGTGTGATTTGGTATCGAAATAATGAATTTTATATTTACGATTGTGTGTTTGGAGTATAATTTTTTCATAATTACCATATTTACTTCTATCAAATCGGTACCATTTAATTTGCTCCCAAGTTACTTTGCAGCTATCATATTGAACACCATCTTGTCTTATTGTAAAAGTTTTAATTTGGACTTTCTTTTTTTCGATAAAATTTGAGATTGTTACAAATAAAATAGGAGATAAAAAAAGAATAAATATTGTCCAGTTTATTGTTGGTTTTATAATTCCAATAAGTAGAAAGGCAATAAGTAGAAAGGCAATAAGAAGAATTACTACTATTGTAGATAAAAAAATAACCAGAAATTTACCAATGGATAAGTAGGTGTATGAATATTTCTTCATATAAGCTTGATAGGTTTTCTACTGCTAACTTACATCAATCCCCAGCCTTTTTCCTTGAAGAGATGGACCGGGGATTGTTTTTGTTTCTTTTTTTTTGAGCTGTTTTCTCTTCTCCTTTAGGAGAAGGATAGGATGAGGTGTTCTAACCTTCCTTTATCGGATTCCAGCCCTGAGCCTGCAATTCAATTTCTACACCATCCCGTGTTACCAAATATTTTCCTTTCGAGATATCCGTGATGTGACCAATTATTTTCACATCCTCTATTTTTTCGATGGCATCGAATTGATCCAAAGGAACAGTAAACAGCAGTTCGTAATCCTCACCGCCATTCAACGAGAAAGTGCTGTAGTTCATATTCAGCTCTTCGGCCATTTTGTGCGTTTCGTAGTCAACAGGAATTTTCTCTTCGTAAATCTGGCAGCCAACTTTTGATTCTTCGCAGATGTGCATAATGTCCGACGACAATCCGTCCGAAATATCAATCATCGAAGTAGGAACAATCTTCGCTTCCTGCAATCGCTCATAAATATCTTTTCGGGCCTCAGGTTTTAACTGACGCTCTAAGATGTAATCGTGACCGGTTAAGTCGGGTTGCATGGCTGGATTGTTGTCGTAAACACGTTTTTCGCGCTCCAGCAGCTGTAATCCGGCAAAGGCCGCTCCTAAGTTTCCGCTTACGCAGATTAAGTCGTTCTCTTTGGCTCCGCTGCGGTAAGTTAGTTGATCAGCATCAGCTTCGCCAATTGCAGTTACCGAAATACACAATCCGGTTAAAGAGGATGTGGTGTCGCCACCCACCAAATCGACATTGTAATTTTCGCAGGCCAAATTGATTCCTTCGTAAAGCTCCTCGATAGCTTCTAAAGTGAATCGTTTCGAGATAGCGATAGAAACCGTTACCTGCTTTGGCAGCGCATTCATGGCATAAACATCCGAAACATTCACAGCAATTGCTTTGTAACCTAAATGTTTAAGCGGTGTGTACATTAAATCGAAATGGATACCTTCCAGCAGTAAATCGGTGGTAACAACGGTTTTTTTATTCTGATAATCTAAAACAGCAGCATCGTCGCCAACTCCCACATTGGTGCTTGCGTGTTTTAGTTTTATATTTTTGGTCAGGTGTTTAATCAATCCGAATTCGCCCAACGTAGCGATGTCGGTTCCTTTAGCCTTGTTTTCCTGCATAGTCTCCTAAATTATTGATATTTGTCTGCAAAGGTAGATAAAAATTGGAAACTGAGAAGGTGGTGTTATTGGTCATGGTTTATAATTTTAAGGAGGTCATTGTTTTATAAATTTTGATTTTGTTTTTCATATCAGGAAAGCTTTAAATGTGTGGAATGAATTTGCATGAATGGTGTAATTTTAGTGACAAATGGCGGATAAAATGACACTAATGATGTTTGTAGACATAAAAAAGATTTGTATTTGTGGTATCTCTTTCATAAATTAAGTAGGTATTATCAAATCTTAATTTAAATTATAATGAAAAATAAACTTATGCTATTGATGGTTGTGGCTGCTTTATTTGCCATTACCAATTGTCAGAATGACAATACCGCCGATCTTAAAGAAAATGATGGGGATAACCTAGTGTTAACCGATGTTCAGAATGGTGAGCCAATTGAAGGACAGTATATTGTTGTTCTGAATGAGAGCTCGGTTAAAT is a genomic window containing:
- the lpxD gene encoding UDP-3-O-(3-hydroxymyristoyl)glucosamine N-acyltransferase, whose translation is MEFTAEDIAEFLNGEVDGNAKVKVTNVSRIEEGKPGTLSFLANPKYEHYIYSTQSSIVLVNKNFETEKEIETTLIRVEDAYQALAQLLEMYEQSKPQKTGIEEPSFVSKSSKLGEKIYIGAFAYIGSNVQIGNNVKIYPHCYVGDNVTIGDNTILNSGVKIYEGCKIGAECIFHSGVVIGGDGFGFAPSSANNYKKVPQVGNVVIEDHVEIGANTCVDRATMGSTIIRKGVKLDNLIQVAHNVEIDENTVIASQTGIAGSAKIGKNCMIGGQVGIVGHLSIADEVKIAAQSGIGRTIKKEGTVLQGSPAFDFGPYQKSYVLFKNLPKMREQIIELEKEIKRLKEE
- the lpxA gene encoding acyl-ACP--UDP-N-acetylglucosamine O-acyltransferase, with translation MKQPLAYVHPEAKIADNVVIEPFVTIDKDVVIGEGSRIGSNATIMEGTRIGKNCVVFPGAVIGAVPQDLKFRGEKTTVEIGDNTTIRECVTINRGTVAKGKTIIGSNCLLMAYVHVAHDCIIGNNCIIGNATQIAGEVIIDDFAILSGLVAIHQFVHIGSHVMISGGSLVRKDVPPFVKAGREPVSYIGVNSIGLRRREFGNEKIREIQDVYRYLYQKGMNNFNALEAIEAEMPASPERDDIILFVKNSKRGIMRGYFPE
- a CDS encoding HD domain-containing protein gives rise to the protein MNLNTSSKKKIVNDPVHGFIHIPSGISYDLVEHSFFQRLRRIKQLGLSFLVFPGTFHNRFQHALGATYLMSLAIETIRSKGHVVTVEEEEGVYAAILLHDIGHGPFSHALEYSIVNGITHEQISELFMNRLNNQFKGELDVAIKIFRNEYPKRFLNQLVSSQLDMDRLDYLRRDSFFAGVTEGVVGSARIIKMLDVRNDQLVVEAKGIYSIEKFLIARRLMYWQVYLHKTVIAAEEMLVHILKRAKYLAERGDKLFATPSLTYFLYNKVSRMEFENPNVIFNGRNALEIFADLDDDDIMVSIKVWANHSDKVLSYLCKCIRDRQLFKIEIQKTAFTNEYIDQVKKKVGHYFACSDHALEFMVISNSISNNAYSSDDDQINILYKDGTQCDIGEASDMLDASVLSKTVKKYYLCYPKI
- the thiL gene encoding thiamine-phosphate kinase produces the protein MQENKAKGTDIATLGEFGLIKHLTKNIKLKHASTNVGVGDDAAVLDYQNKKTVVTTDLLLEGIHFDLMYTPLKHLGYKAIAVNVSDVYAMNALPKQVTVSIAISKRFTLEAIEELYEGINLACENYNVDLVGGDTTSSLTGLCISVTAIGEADADQLTYRSGAKENDLICVSGNLGAAFAGLQLLEREKRVYDNNPAMQPDLTGHDYILERQLKPEARKDIYERLQEAKIVPTSMIDISDGLSSDIMHICEESKVGCQIYEEKIPVDYETHKMAEELNMNYSTFSLNGGEDYELLFTVPLDQFDAIEKIEDVKIIGHITDISKGKYLVTRDGVEIELQAQGWNPIKEG
- a CDS encoding bifunctional UDP-3-O-[3-hydroxymyristoyl] N-acetylglucosamine deacetylase/3-hydroxyacyl-ACP dehydratase codes for the protein MADKQRTLAKEFTLTGKGLHTGLEVSIKFLPASENHGYQFKRVDLEGQPIIEASAEYVGDTSRGTVLEKGECKVQTVEHALSALYGLGVDNCLIEMNSSEPPILDGSAKFYVEGIEEVGIVEQDAIREYYVPKEKITYRDEARGSEITILPDDEYSIDTMISFNSKVLRNQYARLSSLADYKREISMCRTFVFVRELEFLLNHNLVKGGDLDNAIVIMDQMMDQKELDRIADLFDHQHVEVKEGILSNLELYFDNECARHKLLDVIGDLALCGKFIKGRVIATCPGHGPNTEMAKLLIKRIKKEMGKDSVPAYDPNKEPVLDINGVMGLLPHRPPFLLVDKIIDIQDDSIVGVKNVSMNEPFFVGHFPGEPVMPGVLMVEAMAQCGGILVLNQVEDPENYSTYFLTQNNIKFRKKVVPGDTLIFKLSFLSPIRRGIANMRGLAFVGDTVVAEGEFMAQIAKKK